The segment TTTCGCTCATAGATATGGATTTTATCAATTTGCGGGTTATTTTCTATCACTGCTTGCGTGCCGCTATTTAGAGCAAAGTGTATAGAGGCATCTGGATAGTGGGCTTTGAGATTGGATATCAAAGGCGTAGTTAATAATACATCGCCGATAAATCTAAATTTAATAACTAATATCTTCATCTATATATCTCTGGGTAGAAGTGTTTAAATTTCTTATGCATCCAAAAATACTCATCTGGTTTTGAGATTATAATTTTTTGCGTAGCGTCGCTTTGGTATTGCGTGGCGAGCTGAATTTTATCCCCATTTAGGGCATTAATATCGATTGGATCATAAAAGATGATTAAATTTTTATCGCCATATCTTTGGATAAAAGCTGGGATTATCACCGCATTTAGTTTAGACGCAAAGATGCTAGCAGCGTGTGTGTGAGCTATTTTGTGAGAGAAAAACTCACACTCTAATCCATCTCTAATATCGATATTTTGATCGACTAAAATCCCTAGAAGGCGCCTTTTTTGTAGTGCTTTGATAATCATCTTGGCGCCACCGCTTTTAGGTATTACTTCTATATCGAATTTAGCTCTTTTTTGGCTTAAAATCTTATCCATTGAAGGGCTATCAAGATTTCTACCTACGATGCTAACAGCGCCAAATTTCGCCGCCATCGCAAGGCTAAAAAGCTCCCAATTGCCATAATGTGCGGTTGTGATGATGATGGGGCGGTCTTTGAATTTATCCAAAATTTCTTCATTTTTAAACTCCACTTTGGATAAAATCTGCTCTTTTGAGCTATTTTGATTACGCAAAAACTCCATACCAAAGTAGGCAAAGTTGCGATAAGTATCTAAAATAATCTTTTCTATATTATCAAATTTACACATTTTAAGGTTAATTCTCATTATATTTGTATGCTTCTTATCAAATTTATAAAACAGCCTAGCAAGTGCGTCTAAAAGCAGATTTTGAAACTTCATAGGCGTGTAGTTTGCGATAAATTTAAATATTTTATAAAGCAAAAAATATACAAAATCAATCATACAAATTCTCCAAATTCAAAATCTCCCTTGCTAAATTCGCCACGCTAATAGCCGGTATATCATTGATACAATAATCGCTCTTATCTATATTTTTAGCATCAATTTTCTTGCCTATATCGATGGTGCGATTAATGCGTGTTTGATAGCTATTTCTATGACTTGGTCGGTTGCCAAATAGCGTGATAGAGGCTCTATTTTGCGCCCAAGCTAGGTGAGTTATACCGCTATCATTGCCGATGACTAATCCAGTATCACAAAGCAAACTAACCACCATCTCTAAGCTCATAGGCTCTAAAACCTTAGCGTGGGTATTTTGGGCTATTAATTTTGCTTTTTGTAGCTCATTTTGGTTGCCAGAAATTATATTTATCTCATAATCTTTTAATAAATTTATAATATCTTTAAATTTATTATAACACTTGCTTGGCTCGCTAGCAAATGGCGCTATAAGGATAGTTTTAGATGGTTTTGGGCTTTTAGCTAGGATGAAACAAGCAGATTTGTGTCTAATCTCATCATCACTATACTTAAAACCCAAAGCCAAGCTAGCTAGACTTAGATTTCGCTTTATGATATTTTCATTATAATCAATCTTAAATTTGCTTTTATAAAATATCGAAGCTAGCGGTTCTTTAATGCTATTTTTATCAAATCCAGATATATTGTTGCCTAAAATTTTTGCTACAATTGCTGATTTTATAAGCCCTTGAAAATCAATGATGATATCAAATTTGCCCCTAAATTGCCTTAAAATTTTATAACTTTTATAAAATTTTTTATCTTTTAAAGGCAGGGTAGCTATATTGATACCGCTAATAAGCCTTAAAATTGAGCTAAATTTCTCATCAACAAACCAAGTAATATCCGCATTTTTATAATGCTTTTTAATGAATTGTATCACAATGCTAGTATGAATGATATCGCCAAGAGCAGATAATCTAATAATTGCTATTTTCAACTAATTTTCCAAAATTTTTTGCTATTATTTTATCTAAATTTGATTAAAAGTTGGTAATTATGAGCGGATATATCTGTGTTTTTGATTGCGAAACTATTCCAGATAGTGATTCTTTGAGAGTGGCGTATGGCTATGATGGCGATGATGAGAGCGTGGCTAAAATGGCTCTAAAAGCGCAAAAGGAGCAAAGTGGGAGTGAGTTTTTGCCTGTTTGTTTTCATAAGGTTGTTACGATTAGCGCTGTAATTGCTGATGAGTTTGGGCGATTTAAGAGAGTATCTACCATAGCAGGTAGTAGCGAAAAAGAGAAAATCTCTGAATTTATTAAATTTATAAATGAGCATAATCCAAGATTGATTAGTTATAATGGCAGGGGCTTTGATCTACCTATGCTAATGATAAGGGCAATGCGATATAATCTTGATGCTAGTGAGTATTTTAATACCAATGATAGAGCAAATGGCAAGGATAAGTGGTGTAATTATAGAAGTAGATATGATGGGATTTTTCACTTAGATTTGCTTGATCATATTAGTGATTTTAAGGCTGTGAGTGGGCTTAAGCTTGATCTACTTTGTTCTAGCTTGAATTTACCGGGCAAATATGATGTTTGTGGTGATGAGGTGATGAGCTTGTATTATAATAATAAACAAGATAAAATCGATGAGTATTGTGAGTCTGATGTGCTAAATACATATTGGCTGTTTTTAAAATATGAGCTACTTCGTGGGAAGTTAAATATAGATGATTATATTGATTATCTAAATTTAATGAGCGAGTATTTAAAGGATAAAAAACCAGATATGAGCTATACTCCAGTATTCTGTCAATATATACAAAATGAGTTTGATAGGATAAAAGTTGATTAGATTTTTAGTGCTATTTTGGCTATTTTGTGCTACCTCTTTTGGCGAGGTTATGCTACTTAAAGAGTATAAAGATGAGAATTTAACCGGCTGGGTAATGAGCGAAAAATACGATGGAGTTCGTGCTATTTGGGATGGCAAGGTCTTAAAAAGTCGTAGTGGTAAGATTATCAATGCCCCAACTAAGTTTATAAATGAGCTACCGGATTTTGCCCTTGATGGTGAGCTGTGGAGTGGGGTGGGGGAATTTGAGTTTATCGCCTCTACTGTTTTAGATGAAACGCCAGATGATAGAGCATGGGATAAAATCAAATATATGGTATTTGATCTGCCTAAATTTGATGGTAATTTGTATCAAAAAATGGATTATTTAAATAATTTTTTAAAGGCAAATCCAAGTGAATTTATAAGGGTTATTGAGCAGATTGAGATCAAAGACAATAATCACGCTTTTGCTTTTTTAGATGAGTTAGTAGCTAGTGGCGCAGAGGGCGTGGTGGTGCGTGACCCAAATGCCAAATATATTAGCGGTCGCAGCTCATCGATATTAAAGCTGAAAAAATGGCATGATAGCGAGTGTGAAATAGTCGCTATAAATGAAGGTAAAGGTAGATTAAAAAGGACAATGGGATCGCTAAATTGCGTGGATATATTTAGTAAAATAGAGTTTAAAATTGGCTCTGGATTTAGTGATGAAATGAGAGCAAATCCACCAAAGATAGGCACCATAATCACATATAAATTTCAAAATTTAACCAAAAATAATAAACCAAGATTTCCAATATTTCTAAGAATCAAAAGGAGCGAATGATGAGAAAATTAGCAATATTATGCTTAGTAGTAGCGGCGTTAAATGCGGTGATTTATTATGAGCCAAAGACCAAAGAGCAAAAAGAGGGTTACAAATATGGCCAAACAATGCGAATGCTAGGCTTTGAGAAATGGGAGTGTAATAAATTTAAAAATATCGATGAGGTTAAATTTGAGTGGTGCGAATATGGCTGGGTGGATAAAAGCGAGGAGATAGATGCTAGAAAGGATTATTGATAAGATTAAGCTAGTAAATTTCAAAGATTTTAATAGCTCTGAGATAGAGCTAGTTTATAAGTGGAGAAATGACCCTAAAATCGCTAAATATATGGTAAATAAGCATATTGATTTAAAGGAGCATTTGAGCTTTATAAAATCTCTAAAAAATAGTAGCGATAAAAGGTATTTTTTGGTTTATCAAAGCGGCGAGCCAATCGGCGTGGTTTCGTTTGTCAATATAAGTGAAATTTCGTGTGAATTTGGTATATATGCCAATCCAAATTTACGCCAAATGGGGGATATATTGATGAGTGTTATCATAGATTATGCTTTTGATATTTTAAAGGTTAGCAAGATCCTAGCTAAGGCTTATAAGGATAATTTAAAAGCTATTAATCTATATCAAAAATTTAAATTTGAAATATACGAAAATAGCGATTTGATGGTATATTTTTGCCGTAAAGCTAAATAAATTTAAGGAGTAAAAATGAATATTTTAATCACAGGTGGTGCTGGATACATAGGCTCACATGTTTTAAAGGCGCTTTTGGAGAAAAATAGCGATAAAATAACTGTAATTGATAATTTTTATAGTGGGTCTAGGGACGCCTTGGTAGCACTTGAGAGTGTGGGGAAATTTGAGTTTATCAAATGCGATTTAGCTGATACGGCTTTATTAGAAGAGATTTTTTCTACTCATAAATTTGATGCGATTATACATTTTGCGGCCTATATAGAGGTATTTGAAAGTATGCAAAATCCGCTAAAATATTATCTAAACAACACGGCCAACACGGCAAATTTAATCAATCTAGCATTGAAATTTGGGGTTAAAAAATTTATATTTAGCTCTACAGCTGCTACTTATGGCGAGCCAGAAAATGGCGTGGTATGCGAAAACAGCCCGCAAAATCCGATAAATCCATATGGTAATAGTAAGCTTATGAGCGAGCAAATCTTAAAAGACGCTGCGGCCGCTAATAGCGATTTTAAATTTGGAATTTTAAGATATTTTAATGTCGCTGGGGCCAGTTTGGATGGATTAATCGGTCAAAACTATCCAAACGCCACTCACCTAATCAAAGTCGCCACACAAACCATAACCGGCAAAAGAGCTAATATGAGTATTTTTGGTAGAGATTATGATACTAAAGATGGGACTTGTATTAGAGATTATATCCATATTGAGGATTTAGCCGATGCGCATTTGGCGGTGCTTGATTATCTTGATGATAATGATAGTGATATATTTAATGTAGGTTATGGGCATGGATTTAGCGTACTTGAGGTGATAAATATGGCTAAAAAAATTAGCGGAGTGGATTTTGAAGTTATGGATGCTCCAAGGAGATTGGGCGATCCGGCTATATTGATCGCTGATTCATCAAAATTAAGAAATCTCACTTCTTGGAAGCCTAAAAAAGATAGTTTAGAGACCATTATCTCTTCAGCACTTGAGTGGGAGAAAAAGATATTTTAAGGCTAAATTTAGCCCAAATAGACTTAAAGTTATAAACTTATTAATTAAATTTAGATAAAATATCGCCTAAAAATTTTTCACAAAGGAGCTACGATGGCACTACCAGAAGCAGAACACATATGGTATGATGGCAAATTAGTTAAATGGCATGAGGCTACAATTCATGTTTTGACTCACTCATTACATTATGGAAATGCCGTATTTGAAGGCGTTAGAGCCTATATGACACCAAAGGGATTAGCGATTTTATCTCTTGAAGCTCACACAAAAAGGCTATTTGAATCAGCTAAGGTTTGTGGGATTAAAATTCCATTTACTCAAGAAGAGATAAATCAAGCTCACGTAAATTTACTAAAAAGCAACACCTACACAGACAATGTCTATATCCGTCCAATTGTATTTTTAGGCTATGGCAAAATGGGCGTAAGCCACATTGGTTGCCCTACAAATGTAGCCATCGCAGCGTGGCAGTGGGGTGCGTATATGGGCGAAGAAGCGCTAGAAAAAGGGATAAAAGTCAAAATCTCATCTTGGATAAAGCCGGCTCCATTTTCTATGATGGCAAAGGCTAAAGCAAGCGCAAACTACTTTAATTCTCAAATGGCAAATTTCGAAGCACGCGAAGCTGGTTGCGATGAAGCTTTATTGCTTGATCCGCAAGGCTTTATCTCTGAAGGTAGTGGTGAGTGCTTTTTTATAGTCAAAGATGGCGTGATAATAACCCCACCAAATGATACAAGCTTAGAGAGTATCACACAAAAAAATGTAATCCAAGTAGTCAAAGATCTAGGATACACACTCCTACGCCAAAGAATCACAAGAGATGAAGCCTATAATGCTGATGAAGCGTTTTTTACTGGTACTGCAGCTGAAGTTACACCAATTAGTAGCATAGATGGCAGAATCATCGGCAATGGTAAAAGAGGCCCAATCTCAAAAGCCTTGCAAGAGGCATATTTTGATTTAGTAATGGGTAAAAATCCAAAATACGAAAATCTACTTACTTATATAAATTAAAAGGATGAGAATTGCCGGCAGATTTAAATGATTATTTCAACAAAAAAAATAGCAACTCAAATAGCGATGATAAAAAGCCAAATTTTAACTTCAAAAAGCCAAATGTACCAAATTTAAGCGGTGGTTTAGGCAAATTTAGTGGTATTATATATGCTTTGATAGCTATTATTGTGATTTTGGTAGTTGCTAAACCATTTGTGGTTATAAACTCCGGTGAAGTAGGCATCAAATCTACAGCCGGTAAATTTGACCCAAATCCACTCCAGCCAGGGTTTCACTTCTTTTTGCCTTTTATCCAAGAAGTTCGCACAGTTGATACCAAAGTCCGCCAAATCAACTACACTTCCACAGAAGGCAGAAACGAAGCAAATTTGAGAGGTAGCGGTATAGAGACCAAAGATACAATTTCAGTCCTTGACTCAAGGGGGCTTCCTGTTAGTATGGATATCACCGTCCAATACCGCCTAAATCCACAAAACGCACCGCAAACCATAGCCGCATGGGGCTTTAGTTGGGAGAATAAAATTATAGACCCAGTAGTGAGAAATGTAGTTAGAAATGTAACAGGTAAATACACAGCCGAAGAGCTACCAGAACGCAGAAACGATATCGCCGCAGCTATCGATATGGGAATTCGCTCTGATATCGACAAGCAACCAAATCAACCTGTAGAGTTAGCTAGCGTCCAACTAAGAGAGATAATATTGCCACCAAAGGTAAAAGAGCAGATAGAAAGGGTTCAAATAGCCAAACAAGAGGCCGAAAGAACCAAATACGAAGTTGAAAGAGCAAATCAAGAAGCACTCAAAAAAGCAGCCCTTGCCAAAGGTACTGCCGAAGCCGTTAAAATCGAAGCCCAAGGTAGAGCCGATGCTGTTAAAATCGAAGCCGATGCGCAAGCCTACTCAAATTCACAAATCGCAAGAAGCTTGACAAATAATCTTTTAGAACTCAAACAAATTGAGACTCAAAAAGGCTTTAACGAAGCTTTAAAAACCAATCAAGATGCGAAAATTTTCTTAACTCCTGGTGGCGCTGTCCCAAATATTTGGGTAGATACAAAAGACAAACAAAAGCAAATTTCAGCACAAAATTAAGGATTTTAGATGAGTGTGATAGTAAATTGGGATAAGATTGATGGATTGTTGCCAGTTGTAGTCCAAGAGTATAGCAGTGGCGAAGTCTTGATGCTAGCATATATGAATCAAGAAGCCCTAGAACTAACTCAAAGTAGCAATCTAGCCCATTACTACTCACGCACTAAATCTCAAATTTGGAAAAAAGGTCAAGAGAGCGGAAATTTCCAAATAGTAAAATCTATATCTTTGGATTGTGATAATGATGCTTTGCTATTAAAAGTCGAGCAAATAGGCAACGCCGCTTGTCACACGGGAGCGAAATCTTGCTTTTTTAACCACTTAAATTTAGAAAAAAATAGCGATTTAGATCTTAATAAAACGATAAAATACGATATATTAGACCATCTATACCACATAGCCCTAGATAGAAAATTAAACCCAAGTGACAAATCCTACATATCCAAGCTCTATTCCAAATCCCCAGATTCTTATCTAAAAAAGATGGCCGAAGAGAGTTGCGAGCTTAATCTAGCTATAAAAGAGCTACAAAGATTCAAATTATACTCAAATTTAAATTTAGAAAATTTCGGCGAACATAAGCCAAATGACCCAAAATACGATATTATCTATGAAGCGGCTGATTTGCTGTTTCATATGATTATAGCTTTGGCTGATTGCGATATCCATCCAAATGCTATATTAGATGAGCTTAAACGCCGTGAGGGCGTAAGTGGAATAATAGAGAAAAACTCCCGTGATAAATAATCTATCTACAACTATCAAATTTTATATTAATAATTTTGGATTTTATGATTATGTCGCTATCTCATGGGTGATTTTGCTCTTTTTTGCCTTGCTTGTTTTGGCTCTTTATCTACTTTTTAAAAAGCCTCTACTAGCTCTATTTATCTTTATTTTTGACTTTGGTGGGCTTGGTGCGGGGCTATTTTATTCGCTTAAATTTATAGATGATACAATGCGTCCTAGAGAGTTAGTGATAGCACCACTTAGACAGTTATCATACTCTGATACCCTTATAGCTGATATTAATCTAACCAACACTTCTAAAAGAGCATTTAAAATATGTAGAGTCAAATTAAGCTTTCATAATATCGGTCAAAACCGCATTCAAGATTTCAAATTCAGGCTATCTCCATTTCACACTCAAACCACCATAATCCAAGATATTATGCCAAGTCAAATGAAAGAGATTAAATTTATAATCAAAGATTTTCGCCCACAAAATTACAATACTATCTTAAATTCGGAGTGTTTCTAATGAGCTATTTTAACCTATTTCACATCTTAGTTCTTATCATTATCATTGTCCTTTTCATAGGCTTTACCGCTCTTATAATTTTAAAAGAAAAAAGAGTCAAAGTCGCCATCAGCTTTTTAATAGTTAATGTAACTGTGATGAGCTGTATAACTGTGATATCTATGATGCTTATAGACAAATACACCAAAGTAGCAGTTATAGAAAATCTCATGGGCAAAAGGACTTTAATCAATGAGAGTATCAGTTATAGTGGTATTATCAGAAATGTAGGATATGGATATATCAACTCTTGCGTGATCAATATTGAGCTTATCAATACCCCAGTTGAGAAGCTAGAAGCTAGTGCTTTTGAGGCTCGTGGGTTTTTTGATACCTATATCAGTGGCTCTCGTGGGCCAAAAAGCTCACAAAAAGGCGAATTTCTCATAGTCAAGGATCTAAAAAGCGGAGAATATAAAAGCTTTAGCTTTACTATGCCTTATCCATCGCATTTTAATAACCATAGCACAAATTACACTCTAAATTGCAAATAATTGCTAAAATAATTTTAGCTAATCTAAATAATAAAATTATTTTATAATAACTTAAATTTATATTTTAAGTTATTATAAATCTAATATGAGTTAAAATATGCAATAAAAAATTTCAAAGGATAAGTATGTTTAAAAATATGAAACTATCAGTTAAACTTGCTCTTGCGGGTTTTGTATTTACCGCCTTGATAGTAGCTACCGTTGCTGGTATCGCCACATATCAAGCCACAAATAGGGCCGAGTCGAATTCTGCTGCCTTCATGGAGGCTGGTTCTTTATCACAAGCAAATTACATCGCTGCTGAATTTAACAAAATTTCTGATGGCTTAAATGCTTATAAAACAGCTATGGAATCATCATTAAATTCCGGTATCGCTATGCCTGTTGACATCATAACAAATATGCTAAGCGAAGCTATAAAAGATCAAAAAATAGCCGCTGGTATATTCTTCTACGCTACAGATGATAGCATATACGCCAAAAATCCAAATTCAAACGACCCACGATATACTCAAGCTGGCGATCTAGCTATATATGTCAATTATCACAACAGACTTGAGCGTATCGAAGATAACTTTAAAAGCAAAGATTATTACGCAAACGGCCTTAGCAAACCAAGATTAACCGAGCCTTTTAGTGATCATATAGAGGGCAAAAACATAACAATGGCTTCTATGACTTTCCCTGTGAAATATAGAGGCAAAACAATAGGTATAATCGGTGCTGATTTGGATTTAGAAACATATTTTATAGATAGATTAAAAGAGATTAAACTATACAAAAGTGATATAAGCTTCTTAATCTCAAACAAAGGTATAATGGTAGCCAATCCTAACCCACAAAATAGAGGATTAGCTATCCAACAAGTAAATCCAAATTTAACTCAACTACTCCCAGTCCTAAATAATGAAGAAGTTGATTATGCTACAGCAGCAGCTATGAGCCAAAATCTACAAGAGCACGCTCAATTTAACCTATCTAAAATAGATATGCATAATGTAGATGAGAATTGGGGTCTTGCTACATTAGTCCCTACTAGAGAGATTTTCGCTGAAGTCTCATCAGCTAGAAATAGCCTAGCAGTTGTAGGTATCATCGTCGCTATAATCGGTGGATTTTTCCTATTCTTCGCTACAAAAATGCTAATTACTAGAATAGAAAATATCAGAGCTTTACTATCAGATTTCTTCGATTTCTTAAATTACAAAAGAGCCGATGCTCGCCTAGCAGTAATTACCAATAACGATGAAATCAGCCAAATGGCTAAGGCTATCAACGATAATATCGTAATTGTAAAATCAAATTTAGACAAAGACTCAAAAGCCGTTGAAGAGTCTTTAAAAAGAGCTAGCGAAGTAGAAAACGGAAATCTAACCGCTAGAATCACTCTGAACCCAGCTTCACCAGAGCTATTAAAACTCAAAAATGTCCTAAACAAAATGCTAGATGTCCTAGAACAAAAAGTAGGTAGCGATATTAACGCTATCCAAAGTGTATTTGATAAATTCAAACAACTAGATTTCACAGTAAGGATAGATAATCCAAAAGGCGAAGTAGAGATAGTCACCAATCTACTAGGCGATGAAGTTACTAAAATGCTAAAAGCCAATCTAGAACAAGCCAACAACCTACAAAATAAAGCCGATGAGCTAAAAGGCTTTGTCGCATCACTAAACGAAGGCGCTAAATCTCAAAGCGAATCCCTACAAGAGAGTGCCGCAGCGGTTGAAGAGATGAGTAGCTCAATGAACTCTATAAATGATAGAGCTAGTGAAGTTATCAAACAGAGCGAAGATATCAAAAACATAATCACAATAATTAGAGATATCGCAGACCAAACAAATTTATTAGCCCTAAACGCAGCTATCGAAGCTGCTCGTGCTGGAGAGCATGGTAGGGGATTTGCCGTGGTGGCTGATGAGGTCAGAAAACTAGCTGAAAGAACTCAAAAATCCCTAGGCGAAATCGAAGCAAATGTCAATATCCTAAGCCAAAGCATAAATGAGATGAGCCAAAGTATCAGCGAGTAAACAACAGCTATAAACCAAATCAACGAAGCTATAGTAAATGTCGATGGTCTAACTAGACAAAATAGACAGATCGCACAAGATAGCAATATAGTAGCAAATGAAGTTGATAGCATAGCTGAAGTCGTCGTCGCAGAAGTCAAAAAGAAAAAATTTTAATTTAAGTTATTTTTGATTTATTTATTTTTTGACTTCGTTTTTATTTTTTTTACTTCGCAGACTAGCAAAGCTAGTCTTTGCGATAAACTTTAGAAAAGTTTCTTTTTAAGGGGGAAGGGGAGCGCTTTTTTGGCATCTGAGTAGCGTAACTGCAAAACGATGTAAATCATCGTTTGCGACGCTACGAAGGATAGCAACACCTTGACTTCCCCCTTAACAACCCCTAACCCCCCCCCTGTAAAAGCCTTTTAAGGTTAATTATTTCAAATTTTCGCCACAAATAACTATTTAAGGTTATTTGGCTATTACTCTAAATTGGTTAATTATTCCAAATTTTCGCCGTCGTTTCATCTACAAGATAAAACGCCTATTGCGAAAATTTTGTGCTTCGCACAGATTTAATAATATTTTAAAACTATAATGAGTTTTAAAAGATGGTAACGCAATAACAAAATTTTGAATTTTAACTTTTGTTTTTTAAATTTAGATATAATTTCCCAAATTTTATTCACAAAGGAAAGATATGCCAATTATAAATATCAAACTAGCTGACCCTATGCCAAGTCGCCAAAAACTCGATGAAATCGCTGTGAAAATCACTGATATTATGGTAAATGATCTAGGCAAAAAGCCTGAGCGTGTGGTTATAAATTTTGATGAGATTAGAAGTGATGCGACATATTTTGGTGGTAAATCTGTCCAAGCTATGAAAGAGGGCAAATAATGGAGGCTAAAAATCCAAATTTCACCCAAGAGGATTTAGAGCGTAAAGTTACCTTAAAAGCCGGTGATAAAGCGCCTGAATTTGAGCTAGAAAATGCTGATGGGGTTAAAATTTCGCTTAAAGATTTTAAGGGTAAAAATGTGATTTTGTATTTTTATCCAAAGGATAATACGCCAGGCTGTACCACTGAAGCGTGTGAATTTAGCGCAAATTATGATGAGTTTATCGCTAATGATTGCGTTATTGTAGGTATAAGCCCTGATAGTCCTAAAAGCCACGCTGGATT is part of the Campylobacter lanienae NCTC 13004 genome and harbors:
- a CDS encoding lipid A biosynthesis lauroyl acyltransferase; amino-acid sequence: MIDFVYFLLYKIFKFIANYTPMKFQNLLLDALARLFYKFDKKHTNIMRINLKMCKFDNIEKIILDTYRNFAYFGMEFLRNQNSSKEQILSKVEFKNEEILDKFKDRPIIITTAHYGNWELFSLAMAAKFGAVSIVGRNLDSPSMDKILSQKRAKFDIEVIPKSGGAKMIIKALQKRRLLGILVDQNIDIRDGLECEFFSHKIAHTHAASIFASKLNAVIIPAFIQRYGDKNLIIFYDPIDINALNGDKIQLATQYQSDATQKIIISKPDEYFWMHKKFKHFYPEIYR
- the waaC gene encoding lipopolysaccharide heptosyltransferase I, with product MKIAIIRLSALGDIIHTSIVIQFIKKHYKNADITWFVDEKFSSILRLISGINIATLPLKDKKFYKSYKILRQFRGKFDIIIDFQGLIKSAIVAKILGNNISGFDKNSIKEPLASIFYKSKFKIDYNENIIKRNLSLASLALGFKYSDDEIRHKSACFILAKSPKPSKTILIAPFASEPSKCYNKFKDIINLLKDYEINIISGNQNELQKAKLIAQNTHAKVLEPMSLEMVVSLLCDTGLVIGNDSGITHLAWAQNRASITLFGNRPSHRNSYQTRINRTIDIGKKIDAKNIDKSDYCINDIPAISVANLAREILNLENLYD
- a CDS encoding 3'-5' exonuclease, which translates into the protein MSGYICVFDCETIPDSDSLRVAYGYDGDDESVAKMALKAQKEQSGSEFLPVCFHKVVTISAVIADEFGRFKRVSTIAGSSEKEKISEFIKFINEHNPRLISYNGRGFDLPMLMIRAMRYNLDASEYFNTNDRANGKDKWCNYRSRYDGIFHLDLLDHISDFKAVSGLKLDLLCSSLNLPGKYDVCGDEVMSLYYNNKQDKIDEYCESDVLNTYWLFLKYELLRGKLNIDDYIDYLNLMSEYLKDKKPDMSYTPVFCQYIQNEFDRIKVD
- a CDS encoding DNA ligase, which encodes MIRFLVLFWLFCATSFGEVMLLKEYKDENLTGWVMSEKYDGVRAIWDGKVLKSRSGKIINAPTKFINELPDFALDGELWSGVGEFEFIASTVLDETPDDRAWDKIKYMVFDLPKFDGNLYQKMDYLNNFLKANPSEFIRVIEQIEIKDNNHAFAFLDELVASGAEGVVVRDPNAKYISGRSSSILKLKKWHDSECEIVAINEGKGRLKRTMGSLNCVDIFSKIEFKIGSGFSDEMRANPPKIGTIITYKFQNLTKNNKPRFPIFLRIKRSE
- the pseH gene encoding UDP-4-amino-4,6-dideoxy-N-acetyl-beta-L-altrosamine N-acetyltransferase, whose translation is MLERIIDKIKLVNFKDFNSSEIELVYKWRNDPKIAKYMVNKHIDLKEHLSFIKSLKNSSDKRYFLVYQSGEPIGVVSFVNISEISCEFGIYANPNLRQMGDILMSVIIDYAFDILKVSKILAKAYKDNLKAINLYQKFKFEIYENSDLMVYFCRKAK
- the galE gene encoding UDP-glucose 4-epimerase GalE, whose amino-acid sequence is MNILITGGAGYIGSHVLKALLEKNSDKITVIDNFYSGSRDALVALESVGKFEFIKCDLADTALLEEIFSTHKFDAIIHFAAYIEVFESMQNPLKYYLNNTANTANLINLALKFGVKKFIFSSTAATYGEPENGVVCENSPQNPINPYGNSKLMSEQILKDAAAANSDFKFGILRYFNVAGASLDGLIGQNYPNATHLIKVATQTITGKRANMSIFGRDYDTKDGTCIRDYIHIEDLADAHLAVLDYLDDNDSDIFNVGYGHGFSVLEVINMAKKISGVDFEVMDAPRRLGDPAILIADSSKLRNLTSWKPKKDSLETIISSALEWEKKIF
- a CDS encoding branched-chain amino acid transaminase; its protein translation is MALPEAEHIWYDGKLVKWHEATIHVLTHSLHYGNAVFEGVRAYMTPKGLAILSLEAHTKRLFESAKVCGIKIPFTQEEINQAHVNLLKSNTYTDNVYIRPIVFLGYGKMGVSHIGCPTNVAIAAWQWGAYMGEEALEKGIKVKISSWIKPAPFSMMAKAKASANYFNSQMANFEAREAGCDEALLLDPQGFISEGSGECFFIVKDGVIITPPNDTSLESITQKNVIQVVKDLGYTLLRQRITRDEAYNADEAFFTGTAAEVTPISSIDGRIIGNGKRGPISKALQEAYFDLVMGKNPKYENLLTYIN
- a CDS encoding SPFH domain-containing protein, with translation MPADLNDYFNKKNSNSNSDDKKPNFNFKKPNVPNLSGGLGKFSGIIYALIAIIVILVVAKPFVVINSGEVGIKSTAGKFDPNPLQPGFHFFLPFIQEVRTVDTKVRQINYTSTEGRNEANLRGSGIETKDTISVLDSRGLPVSMDITVQYRLNPQNAPQTIAAWGFSWENKIIDPVVRNVVRNVTGKYTAEELPERRNDIAAAIDMGIRSDIDKQPNQPVELASVQLREIILPPKVKEQIERVQIAKQEAERTKYEVERANQEALKKAALAKGTAEAVKIEAQGRADAVKIEADAQAYSNSQIARSLTNNLLELKQIETQKGFNEALKTNQDAKIFLTPGGAVPNIWVDTKDKQKQISAQN
- the hisIE gene encoding bifunctional phosphoribosyl-AMP cyclohydrolase/phosphoribosyl-ATP diphosphatase HisIE codes for the protein MSVIVNWDKIDGLLPVVVQEYSSGEVLMLAYMNQEALELTQSSNLAHYYSRTKSQIWKKGQESGNFQIVKSISLDCDNDALLLKVEQIGNAACHTGAKSCFFNHLNLEKNSDLDLNKTIKYDILDHLYHIALDRKLNPSDKSYISKLYSKSPDSYLKKMAEESCELNLAIKELQRFKLYSNLNLENFGEHKPNDPKYDIIYEAADLLFHMIIALADCDIHPNAILDELKRREGVSGIIEKNSRDK
- a CDS encoding DUF2393 family protein, with the protein product MINNLSTTIKFYINNFGFYDYVAISWVILLFFALLVLALYLLFKKPLLALFIFIFDFGGLGAGLFYSLKFIDDTMRPRELVIAPLRQLSYSDTLIADINLTNTSKRAFKICRVKLSFHNIGQNRIQDFKFRLSPFHTQTTIIQDIMPSQMKEIKFIIKDFRPQNYNTILNSECF